The following is a genomic window from Prevotella sp. E13-17.
AATGCAGGATTAGCACTGGGACTTGAACCCGAATATGAAGGTAGCCTTGACGACTGGGAAACAATGATAGATACAAATATCAAGGGGTTGCTGCTAATGACTCGTCTGGTGGTGCCAGGCATGATAGTGCGCAATCGTGGTCATGTCATTAATATTGGTTCGGTGGCTGGCGATGCTGCCTATGCTGGTGGAAATGTGTACTGTGCCACTAAGGCTGCTGTGAAGGCTCTTAGCGATGGATTGCGTATAGATGTGGCAAATACGTCTGTCAGAGTAACTAACCTCAAGCCTGGGCTTGTAGAAACAAATTTCAGTAATATTCGTTTTCATGGCGATACCGATAGGGCGGCAACAGTCTATCAAGGCATTAAGCCGTTGACAGGCAATGATATTGCTGAGGTAGCTGTTTATGCCGCCAATGCTCCTGAGCATGTGCAGATAGCTGAGGTGTTGATATTGGCAACGCATCAGGCAAGTGGCAGCGTGATCGTTAGAAAGTGATGGTGTTTTTTTTAGCCCATCACTACATCCAGCACCATCATCATCACAAAGCCAACGGCAAAGCCGATGGTGCTGAGATTTGAGTGCTGACCACTTGAGGCCTCGGGTATCAGTTCCTCTACGACTACATAGAACATAGCACCTGCGGCAAAGGACAGCAGATAGGGCAGTGCGGGCATCAGCATGGAGGCGAGCATCAATACAGCAATGGCTCCAATTGGTTCTACTGCACCGCTGAGCGAACCTATTAGGAACGAGCGCCAGCGGCTGTTGCCAGCCGCACGCATCGGCATTGAGATGATGGCACCTTCTGGCACATTTTGAATAGCAAT
Proteins encoded in this region:
- a CDS encoding SDR family oxidoreductase, with the protein product MKKIVLITGATSGIGQACARKFAENGDKLILTGRNEEALKAIRQELSSKETEVLTMTFDVRDRETAKKCIEALPVGWRDIDVLVNNAGLALGLEPEYEGSLDDWETMIDTNIKGLLLMTRLVVPGMIVRNRGHVINIGSVAGDAAYAGGNVYCATKAAVKALSDGLRIDVANTSVRVTNLKPGLVETNFSNIRFHGDTDRAATVYQGIKPLTGNDIAEVAVYAANAPEHVQIAEVLILATHQASGSVIVRK